One genomic region from Streptomyces sp. Li-HN-5-11 encodes:
- a CDS encoding APC family permease — MPDPATTGPPQRLRGGVLGMADIAAATMANVGPAMSFFFGFAFLATTAGVASPLTILAAGVAVALLGNTLAQFSRAHPSAGSFITFVGKTFGPVSAVTTALLAGLGYIIAMASVIAISGGFVQITLHHYTGLDVPWIIWTLLLTGASVVLMLRGIVVSTKWAGYFFAVEMLVLVVVSVAALVEHRGNLSAAPFLPDHIHDGLKGLAAGFPLAVYLFVGWENSAALAEETENPRRNVGRAVFSSVGIMTVSYILFSYATVTGFDYDVQRLGDSPIPFIDVAHDTLGALAFLAYVGGLTSTLGVLIAGINSQARLVFNAGREGLLPSFFGYVHPVRRTPNNAIVTFAVTALLIIGGWGLGHLLGADGGPMDPVVFFTESSTLGTILILVVYLASNIALPLYYRRYRPQEFRTVRHLMLPALGALAILVPLYYLAKPGQPAPYNWFPVAALAALLLAVGYAALLVRRDPGLAERVGSVVADVE, encoded by the coding sequence ATGCCCGACCCCGCAACCACCGGCCCGCCCCAGCGGCTGCGCGGCGGCGTCCTCGGCATGGCGGACATCGCCGCCGCCACCATGGCCAACGTCGGCCCGGCCATGAGCTTCTTCTTCGGTTTCGCCTTCCTCGCCACCACCGCAGGCGTCGCCTCCCCACTGACCATCCTCGCCGCCGGCGTGGCCGTCGCGCTGCTCGGCAACACCCTCGCCCAGTTCTCCCGGGCACACCCCTCGGCGGGTAGCTTCATCACCTTCGTCGGCAAGACCTTCGGCCCGGTGAGCGCCGTGACCACCGCCCTGCTGGCCGGACTCGGCTACATCATCGCGATGGCCTCCGTGATCGCCATCTCGGGCGGCTTCGTGCAGATCACCCTGCACCACTACACCGGCCTCGACGTCCCCTGGATCATCTGGACCCTGCTGCTGACCGGCGCGTCGGTGGTGCTGATGCTGCGCGGCATCGTCGTCTCCACCAAGTGGGCCGGCTACTTCTTCGCCGTGGAGATGCTGGTCCTCGTCGTGGTCTCGGTCGCGGCACTCGTCGAACACCGCGGCAACCTGTCCGCCGCGCCGTTCCTGCCCGACCACATCCACGACGGACTCAAGGGCCTGGCCGCCGGCTTCCCGCTCGCCGTCTACCTCTTCGTCGGCTGGGAGAACTCCGCGGCCCTCGCCGAGGAGACGGAGAACCCACGGCGAAACGTCGGCCGTGCCGTGTTCTCCTCGGTGGGCATCATGACGGTGAGCTACATCCTCTTCTCCTACGCCACCGTCACCGGCTTCGACTACGACGTCCAGCGGCTCGGCGACTCGCCCATCCCCTTCATCGACGTCGCCCACGACACCCTCGGGGCGCTCGCGTTCCTCGCCTACGTCGGCGGCCTCACCTCGACCCTCGGCGTGCTGATCGCGGGCATCAACTCGCAGGCCCGGTTGGTGTTCAACGCCGGACGCGAGGGACTGCTGCCGTCCTTCTTCGGCTACGTCCACCCCGTGCGCCGTACGCCGAACAACGCGATCGTCACCTTCGCCGTCACCGCCCTGCTGATCATCGGCGGCTGGGGCCTCGGTCATCTGCTCGGGGCCGACGGCGGCCCGATGGATCCCGTGGTCTTCTTCACCGAGTCCTCGACCCTGGGCACCATCCTGATCCTGGTGGTCTACCTGGCCTCCAACATCGCGCTGCCCCTGTACTACCGGCGCTACCGCCCGCAGGAGTTCCGCACGGTGCGCCATCTGATGCTGCCCGCGCTCGGCGCCCTGGCGATCCTGGTGCCGCTCTACTACCTGGCCAAGCCCGGCCAGCCCGCGCCGTACAACTGGTTTCCGGTCGCGGCCCTCGCGGCCCTGCTCCTCGCCGTCGGCTACGCGGCCCTCCTGGTCCGCCGCGACCCGGGCCTGGCCGAACGGGTCGGCTCCGTCGTCGCCGACGTGGAGTGA
- a CDS encoding FCD domain-containing protein, protein MAKTAGKFVSGVLDVRALPGRGQTGSELVRSRIALRVRLRSETPGDRLPDVGVLAEELGIGEITVRRALEGMCQDGLLDRRRGRAGGTFVAQDWDTVVAVMHDPDEAASLDAVHALLECGLVSHAVGEVPRDRLDGLRALTDELDRTDVPDRLRELETRFHLDLAEALGGPGIREFAADLLGRQCLLLPAPAPEVVRARNRHHAELLDELTRGAMAPAVAAVKAHRNTAMA, encoded by the coding sequence GTGGCCAAGACAGCGGGCAAGTTCGTCTCCGGGGTGCTCGACGTCCGCGCCCTGCCCGGCAGGGGACAAACCGGATCGGAACTCGTCCGCTCACGGATCGCCCTGCGGGTGCGCCTGAGGTCCGAGACACCGGGAGACCGGCTGCCCGACGTCGGCGTCCTGGCCGAGGAACTCGGCATCGGTGAGATCACCGTCCGCCGGGCCCTGGAGGGCATGTGCCAGGACGGTCTGCTGGACCGCCGACGGGGCAGGGCCGGCGGAACCTTCGTCGCCCAGGACTGGGACACCGTCGTGGCCGTGATGCACGACCCCGACGAGGCGGCCTCACTGGACGCCGTCCACGCGCTTCTGGAGTGCGGTCTCGTCTCCCACGCGGTGGGCGAGGTGCCGCGGGACCGGCTCGACGGGCTGCGGGCGCTGACCGACGAACTGGACCGGACCGACGTACCGGACCGACTGCGCGAACTGGAAACCCGGTTCCACCTCGACCTCGCGGAGGCGCTCGGGGGCCCCGGCATCCGCGAGTTCGCCGCCGACCTGCTCGGCCGCCAGTGCCTGCTGCTGCCCGCCCCGGCCCCCGAGGTCGTGCGGGCACGCAACCGCCACCACGCCGAGCTGCTCGACGAACTGACCCGCGGCGCGATGGCCCCGGCGGTGGCCGCGGTCAAGGCCCACCGCAACACCGCAATGGCCTGA
- a CDS encoding amino acid permease has translation MTSTLTQSPPTEPGLKPGLKNRHLSMIAIGGVIGAGLFVGSGSGIAAAGPGILISYALVGVLVVLVMRMLGEMAAANPTSGSFSAYADRALGRWAGFTIGWLYWFFWVVVLAVEATAGAKILAGWIPAVPQWGWALIVMVVLTASNLASVSSYGEFEFWFAGIKVVAIAAFIVLGGLAIFGLLPGSSHPASGFSYLTAHGGFLPHGPGAILTGVLMVVFSFMGSEIVTLAAGESQDPRGAVTKATNSVIWRIAVFYLGSILIVVSLLRWDDPAILKDGSYVAALSSIGIPHAAQIMNAIVLTSVLSCLNSGLYTASRMAFSLGGRNDAPASFARTTQRGVPRTAILASVVFGFVAVAFNYLWPDTVFQFLLNSSGAIALFVWLVICFSQLRMRKIIQREAPEKLVVRMWLYPYLTWATIALITFVLGYMLTDTAQGGGRDQVVLSSLVALGVVVFALVRQRVSRKRDELVTSS, from the coding sequence ATGACCTCAACGCTCACCCAGAGTCCGCCCACCGAGCCCGGCCTGAAGCCGGGGCTGAAGAACCGTCATCTGTCGATGATCGCGATCGGCGGCGTCATCGGCGCCGGCCTGTTCGTCGGCTCCGGCTCCGGCATCGCCGCCGCCGGCCCCGGCATCCTCATCTCGTACGCGCTCGTCGGCGTCCTCGTCGTCCTGGTGATGCGCATGCTGGGCGAGATGGCCGCTGCCAACCCGACGTCCGGCTCCTTCTCCGCCTACGCCGACCGGGCGCTGGGGCGTTGGGCCGGCTTCACCATCGGCTGGCTGTACTGGTTCTTCTGGGTCGTGGTGCTCGCCGTGGAGGCGACCGCCGGGGCCAAGATCCTGGCCGGCTGGATCCCTGCGGTCCCGCAGTGGGGCTGGGCCCTGATCGTCATGGTCGTCCTGACCGCCTCCAACCTCGCCTCGGTCAGCTCCTACGGCGAGTTCGAGTTCTGGTTCGCGGGCATCAAGGTCGTCGCCATCGCGGCGTTCATCGTGCTCGGCGGCCTCGCGATCTTCGGTCTGCTGCCCGGCTCCAGCCACCCGGCGTCCGGCTTCTCCTACCTCACCGCGCACGGCGGATTCCTGCCGCACGGGCCGGGCGCGATCCTCACCGGCGTGCTGATGGTGGTCTTCTCCTTCATGGGCAGCGAGATCGTCACGCTCGCGGCCGGCGAGTCCCAGGACCCACGGGGCGCGGTCACCAAGGCCACCAACAGCGTGATCTGGCGGATCGCGGTGTTCTACCTGGGCTCGATTCTCATCGTGGTGTCGCTGCTGCGCTGGGACGACCCGGCGATCCTCAAGGACGGTTCCTACGTCGCCGCGCTCAGCTCCATCGGCATCCCGCACGCCGCCCAGATCATGAACGCGATCGTGCTGACCTCGGTGCTGTCCTGTCTCAACTCCGGCCTGTACACCGCCTCCCGCATGGCCTTCTCGCTCGGCGGGCGCAACGACGCCCCGGCGTCCTTCGCCCGCACCACGCAGCGCGGTGTGCCGCGCACGGCGATCCTGGCCTCGGTGGTCTTCGGCTTCGTCGCGGTCGCCTTCAACTACCTGTGGCCCGACACCGTATTCCAGTTCCTGCTCAACTCCTCCGGTGCGATCGCGCTCTTCGTCTGGCTGGTGATCTGCTTCTCGCAACTGCGGATGCGCAAGATCATCCAGCGGGAGGCGCCGGAGAAGCTCGTCGTCCGGATGTGGCTGTACCCCTACCTGACCTGGGCCACGATCGCCCTGATCACCTTCGTTCTGGGCTACATGCTGACCGACACCGCCCAGGGCGGCGGCCGCGACCAGGTGGTCCTGTCCTCGCTGGTGGCGCTGGGCGTGGTGGTCTTCGCGCTGGTCCGCCAGCGGGTGAGCCGCAAGCGGGACGAACTGGTGACGTCGTCCTAG